One genomic region from Gossypium hirsutum isolate 1008001.06 chromosome D13, Gossypium_hirsutum_v2.1, whole genome shotgun sequence encodes:
- the LOC107936023 gene encoding glycine-rich cell wall structural protein-like, with protein MLIDTIRNGFASISNIAKVRLIHEWCNKDWKVKFKHVLRGSNNVADCLANATIGKLVLALRGGLLGDGGGGGGLLGDGGGGGGLLGDGGGGGGLLGDGGGGGGLLGDGGGGGGLLGDGGGGGGLLGDEGGGGSLLGDGGGGGGGGLLGDGGGGGGLLGDGGGGGGLLGDGGGGGGLLGDEGGGGGLLGDGGGGGGLLGDGGGGGGLLGDGGGGGGGGLLGDGGGGDGLLGDGGGGGGDPRGGGGGGVFGDGGGGGGPLGDGGGGGGVLGDGGGGGGSRGDRGGGGGSRGDRGGGGGPLGDGGGGGGSRGDRGGGGGPLGDGGGGGGDPRGDGGGGVLGDGGGGGGPLGDGCRGGGGGGLLIKVHNLILASGLSTHCPFKQKS; from the exons ATGCTTATAGATACCATCCGTAATGGGTTTGCATCAATTAGTAACATTGCAAAAGTCCGGTTAATCCATGAATGGTGTAACAAGGATTGGAAGGTGAAGTTTAAGCATGTCTTACGAGGAAGCAACAATGTAGCTGATTGTTTGGCAAATGCGACAATAGGAAAG CTAGTTTTAGCACTTCGTGGTGGTCTCTTAGGTGACGGAGGTGGAGGTGGTGGTCTCTTAGGTGACGGAGGTGGAGGTGGTGGTCTCCTAGGTGACGGGGGTGGAGGTGGTGGTCTCCTAGGTGACGGGGGTGGAGGTGGTGGTCTCTTAGGTGACGGAGGTGGAGGTGGTGGTCTCTTAGGTGACGGGGGTGGAGGTGGTGGTCTCCTTGGTGACGAAGGTGGAGGTGGTAGTCTCTTAGGTGAcggaggtggaggtggaggtggtggTCTCTTAGGTGACGGAGGTGGAGGTGGTGGTCTCTTAGGTGACGGGGGTGGAGGTGGTGGTCTCTTAGGTGACGGGGGTGGAGGTGGTGGTCTCCTTGGTGACGAAGGTGGAGGTGGTGGTCTCTTAGGTGACGGAGGTGGAGGTGGTGGTCTCTTAGGTGACGGAGGTGGAGGTGGTGGTCTCCTAGGTGAcggaggtggaggtggaggtggtggTCTCCTTGGTGACGGAGGTGGAGGTGATGGTCTCTTAGGTGACGGAGGTGGAGGTGGTGGTGATCCCCGTGGTGGTGGAGGTGGTGGTGTCTTTGGTGACGGAGGTGGGGGTGGTGGTCCCCTAGGTGACGGAGGTGGAGGTGGTGGTGTCCTTGGTGACGGAGGTGGAGGTGGTGGTTCCCGTGGTGACAGAGGTGGAGGTGGTGGTTCCCGTGGTGACAGAGGTGGAGGTGGTGGTCCCCTAGGTGACGGAGGTGGAGGTGGTGGTTCCCGTGGTGACAGAGGTGGAGGTGGTGGTCCCCTAGGTGACGGAGGTGGAGGTGGTGGTGATCCACGTGGTGATGGAGGTGGTGGTGTCCTTGGTGATGGAGGTGGAGGTGGTGGTCCCCTTGGTGACGGATGtagaggtggtggtggtggaggtcTTCTTATCAAAGTACATAATTTGATTCTAGCGTCAGGTTTATCAACACATTGTCCATTTAAACAAAAGAGTTGA